The segment AAAATATTAGAAACTATAGAGGCTATTTCAGAGCAAACAAATTTGCTTTCATTAAATGCAGCTATTGAAGCTGTTAGAGCTGGAAACTCAGGTAAAGGATTTGCAGTAGTAGCAGAGGAAATAAGAAAGCTAGCAGAAGAATCTTCAGGTGCTACAAAGAAAATAGGAGAGATAGTAAAGGAAATAAAAGAAGAAATTAAAGAATCTAAAGGCAATATGGTTATAGTAAAAGAATCTAGTGAAATATGTGATAGTGCTCTAAAAGAGGCAGTAGATTCTTTTAATTTAATAAGTGATAACATTAGTAAAACAATAATTAATATTGAGACATTGACTGTAAATCTAGAGGGTGTAGATAAAGATAAGGGTGATGTTGTAAATTCTATTGAGGAAATAGCTTCAATTTCAGAAGAATCTGCAGCAGCTATTGAGGAGATATCGGCTTCTATGAATGAACAAGTTTTATCTTTAGAAAATATAAAAAATTCTGCTAGCAAATTAAAGGATATTGCAGATACTTTA is part of the Haloimpatiens sp. FM7315 genome and harbors:
- a CDS encoding methyl-accepting chemotaxis protein, whose amino-acid sequence is MDLVSKTSGELAKGATDQATQGQKALERMMKFADKINLASGNCKEVEKYSKSTESLKEKAMDSMENLEEKLDHNNKMVKKLVLSIETLADKSSYIEKILETIEAISEQTNLLSLNAAIEAVRAGNSGKGFAVVAEEIRKLAEESSGATKKIGEIVKEIKEEIKESKGNMVIVKESSEICDSALKEAVDSFNLISDNISKTIINIETLTVNLEGVDKDKGDVVNSIEEIASISEESAAAIEEISASMNEQVLSLENIKNSASKLKDIADTLDSIVNKIKL